A portion of the Acidisarcina polymorpha genome contains these proteins:
- a CDS encoding Kdo hydroxylase family protein: MGLVTIPVESLVDGRRPSSEAQALDWCSRLEAGEILFFPQSPIVFAPGDIDFLLGQQQTDSSLHKNIAYKPAIDALSGVDTKTANAAAVARLQGVMRFYSHAAAEFLGDFLTPYARRWKLDYASFRPQEEQGRDLALRKRNDLLHTDAFPTRPTHGARILRFFNNINPTRTRAWVVGEPFPSLVKQFAPRDIALPAAESGASRAAKSLARGVGLAAAIPSLKRSPYDDFMMRFHNFLKENAAYQANCDKQAIQFPPGSSWMVYTDTVPHAVLTGQYALEQTFLVAPEAMVRPEASPLRVLETMAGVELV; this comes from the coding sequence ATGGGGCTGGTTACCATTCCGGTTGAGAGTTTAGTTGATGGCAGGCGTCCTTCTTCGGAGGCGCAGGCGCTCGATTGGTGTTCGCGGCTAGAGGCCGGCGAAATTCTGTTCTTTCCTCAAAGCCCGATCGTCTTTGCTCCTGGAGATATTGATTTCCTGCTCGGCCAGCAGCAGACGGACAGTTCCCTGCACAAGAACATTGCTTACAAGCCAGCAATCGACGCGCTGAGCGGAGTCGATACCAAGACCGCGAACGCCGCGGCGGTGGCGAGGCTGCAGGGCGTTATGCGGTTCTATTCCCACGCAGCCGCGGAGTTCCTGGGTGACTTTCTGACGCCGTATGCCCGGCGATGGAAGCTCGACTACGCAAGCTTTCGCCCGCAGGAAGAACAGGGACGCGATCTGGCGCTGCGCAAACGCAACGATCTGCTGCATACCGACGCGTTTCCCACGCGGCCGACGCATGGCGCTCGCATCTTGCGCTTCTTCAACAACATCAACCCGACGCGGACGCGAGCCTGGGTGGTGGGCGAGCCTTTTCCATCGCTGGTGAAGCAATTTGCGCCGAGAGACATTGCCTTGCCTGCGGCTGAGAGTGGAGCGTCGCGGGCGGCGAAATCGCTGGCGCGGGGAGTAGGGTTAGCGGCGGCCATTCCTTCGTTGAAACGGTCGCCGTACGATGATTTCATGATGCGTTTTCACAACTTCCTCAAGGAAAACGCGGCGTATCAGGCGAACTGCGACAAGCAGGCGATCCAGTTCCCGCCCGGGTCGAGCTGGATGGTCTATACCGACACCGTGCCCCACGCGGTGTTGACGGGGCAGTACGCGCTGGAACAGACCTTCCTGGTCGCTCCGGAGGCGATGGTAAGGCCAGAGGCTTCGCCGTTACGGGTATTGGAGACGATGGCTGGGGTTGAGCTGGTTTAA
- a CDS encoding ribbon-helix-helix protein, CopG family, with the protein MKTVDRKRNQSDSIETTPDTRRASSPVKQRVLVEFPSSLLERADEAAARLEKSRSELIRTAVEKLLEGIEKEKFEQEMAEGYIANSAMNLSLLDEFAQVDREGF; encoded by the coding sequence GTGAAGACAGTCGATAGAAAACGGAACCAGTCCGACTCTATCGAAACCACGCCGGATACTCGTCGTGCGTCTTCGCCGGTGAAGCAGCGCGTGCTGGTCGAGTTTCCGTCGAGCTTGCTTGAGAGGGCCGACGAGGCGGCGGCGCGGCTGGAGAAGAGTCGCAGCGAACTGATCCGCACGGCGGTAGAGAAGCTGCTCGAAGGCATCGAAAAAGAAAAGTTTGAGCAGGAGATGGCCGAGGGCTATATCGCCAACTCCGCGATGAACCTTAGCCTGTTGGACGAGTTCGCCCAGGTCGATCGCGAGGGCTTTTGA
- a CDS encoding type II toxin-antitoxin system PemK/MazF family toxin, producing MTVGKPFRGVVVEVGFDPVVGHEQGKSRPCIVVQNDIGNRFSSTTIVVPLTDASHIKKPFPVYVLIRKGDGGLKKDSYALCDQVRVVDQQRFRGVYGTLAPANMSAVDQALRVSLGL from the coding sequence TTGACGGTAGGCAAACCGTTCCGTGGAGTGGTCGTCGAGGTCGGTTTCGATCCGGTTGTCGGCCATGAACAAGGCAAGTCGCGGCCCTGTATTGTGGTTCAGAACGATATCGGGAATCGGTTTTCTTCGACGACGATCGTCGTGCCGCTCACCGACGCCAGCCACATCAAGAAGCCATTTCCCGTTTACGTCCTCATCCGCAAGGGTGATGGAGGTTTGAAGAAAGACAGCTACGCGCTCTGCGACCAGGTTCGCGTCGTGGATCAGCAAAGATTTCGCGGCGTGTACGGCACGCTTGCGCCGGCAAATATGAGTGCCGTCGATCAGGCGCTGCGAGTGAGTCTGGGTTTATAG
- a CDS encoding vitamin B12-dependent ribonucleotide reductase: MAEATTRTNPTNGATAIAEQPTRQPAAKKAEGLRFHRVFSKPGVSPYGEVQWERRTASITDATGKSIFEQKDVEVPVDWSMTATNIVASKYLHGQLGTPERESGVRALVSRVAETIRDWGMNDGYFATPEDAALFHDELVHLLVNQKVAFNSPVWFNVGCDRLEPNSDAQNWHYNPHTCAVEFSVTGYRNPQCSACFINAVDDSLDSILTLAKTEGMLFKWGSGTGSNLSPIRGSMELLSGGGTASGPLSFMRGFDAFAGVIKSGGKTRRAAKMVILNVDHPDIIEFIECKSKEEAKAWALMQAGYDGSSGPDSEAYSSIFFQNANNSVRVTDEFMQAVERDGDFTVYTVKDHLPVKTYKARDIMKKIAEATWQCGDPGMQYDTTINKWHTSKNSGRINASNPCSEYMFLDNSACNLASFNLLKFVDHAGNFDIASYRHAIGIMITAMDILVDNSGYPTEWIGRNSHDYRPLGLGYANLGALLMSFGLPYDSDAGRDFAATLTSIMCGEAYLQSSKIAESCPPLASTTPLTANAERTGGACPGFYVNREPFLDVIRMHRAEVNNIGKTNKAVIMSGNRGSAESRDLNGRVATETFVVPQLDALIDASRDCWDKALAHGEKHGYRNSQVTVLAPTGTIGFMMDCDTTGIEPDLALVKYKKLVGGGMIKIVNNTVPAALFKLGYTNDQVDAIVSYIDATGTIEGAPGVKPEHLAVFDCSFKPSKGTRSIHYTGHVKMMAATQPFLSGAISKTVNLPHDCTLEDIAEAYLDSWRLGLKAVAVYRDGSKGAQPLNVSDGKGAKEIKTSKDSSGKDSPIDVLNQAADRVLASLVQGKPGSESDLKTLEAKVSDKLEVTSRSILAAASAFTEALQKVVTLSEAERSGAQSKDLDGRNATNLFGAQGQDPNSPPRAVRHRLPAERASLTHKFSLGGHEGYITVGLYPSGEPGEIFIKMAKEGSTVSGLMDSFATAISLSLQHGVPLKVLCEKFAHTRFEPSGWTGNEHIGYAKSIMDYIFRWLQLRFLSGQQLSLFTGLGAAATAPLAPLSLADEGGPSQDKVTLNEGGESRNVILSEAKDLQFSGSGAGLTPDQHQPTRGMGATNAPQGGIAPSADVILSEAKDLRFSAIEDRGIHHAADAMRSMYDMGDAPSCHTCGAIMVRNGSCYRCMSCGSTSGCS; the protein is encoded by the coding sequence ATGGCCGAGGCCACCACCCGCACAAATCCAACGAACGGCGCAACCGCGATAGCCGAACAGCCGACCCGGCAGCCCGCCGCGAAAAAGGCCGAGGGCCTCCGCTTCCACCGCGTCTTCTCCAAACCCGGCGTTTCGCCCTACGGTGAAGTTCAATGGGAGCGTCGCACCGCTTCGATCACCGACGCCACCGGCAAATCCATCTTTGAGCAGAAGGACGTTGAGGTGCCGGTCGATTGGTCGATGACCGCGACCAACATCGTCGCCAGCAAGTATCTCCACGGCCAACTCGGCACCCCCGAGCGCGAGAGCGGCGTCCGCGCCCTGGTTTCGCGCGTCGCTGAAACCATTCGCGATTGGGGCATGAATGACGGTTATTTCGCCACCCCCGAAGACGCCGCGCTCTTCCATGACGAGCTCGTTCACCTGCTCGTAAATCAGAAAGTGGCCTTCAACTCCCCGGTCTGGTTCAACGTTGGCTGCGACCGCTTGGAACCCAATTCCGATGCCCAGAATTGGCACTACAATCCCCACACTTGCGCGGTCGAGTTCTCCGTCACCGGCTATCGCAATCCGCAATGCTCGGCCTGCTTCATCAACGCCGTCGATGATTCGCTCGATTCGATCCTGACCTTGGCCAAGACCGAAGGCATGCTCTTCAAGTGGGGCTCGGGCACCGGCTCGAACCTCTCGCCCATCCGCGGATCCATGGAATTGCTCTCCGGCGGCGGCACCGCCTCCGGCCCGCTCAGCTTCATGCGCGGCTTCGACGCCTTTGCCGGCGTCATCAAGTCCGGCGGCAAGACCCGCCGCGCCGCCAAGATGGTCATCCTCAACGTCGATCATCCCGACATCATTGAATTCATCGAGTGCAAGTCGAAAGAAGAAGCGAAGGCGTGGGCACTGATGCAGGCCGGCTACGATGGTTCCTCTGGTCCGGACTCCGAGGCCTACTCGTCGATCTTCTTCCAGAACGCCAACAACTCCGTGCGGGTCACCGACGAGTTCATGCAGGCCGTCGAACGCGATGGCGACTTCACCGTCTACACCGTCAAGGACCACCTGCCCGTCAAGACCTACAAAGCCCGCGACATCATGAAGAAGATCGCCGAGGCCACCTGGCAGTGCGGCGATCCCGGCATGCAGTACGACACCACCATCAACAAGTGGCACACCTCGAAGAACTCCGGCCGGATCAACGCCTCCAATCCCTGCTCCGAGTACATGTTCCTCGACAACTCGGCCTGCAACCTGGCGTCATTCAATCTGCTGAAGTTCGTCGACCACGCCGGCAACTTCGACATCGCTTCTTACCGCCACGCCATCGGCATCATGATCACTGCGATGGACATCCTGGTCGACAACTCCGGCTACCCGACTGAATGGATCGGCCGCAACTCCCACGATTACCGTCCGCTTGGCCTCGGCTACGCTAACCTGGGCGCACTGCTGATGAGCTTCGGTCTGCCGTATGACTCTGATGCCGGACGCGACTTCGCCGCCACCCTGACCTCCATCATGTGCGGCGAGGCCTATCTGCAATCTTCGAAGATCGCAGAATCCTGCCCGCCGCTCGCCTCGACGACTCCGCTGACTGCGAACGCCGAGCGCACTGGTGGCGCCTGCCCCGGCTTCTACGTCAACCGTGAACCCTTCCTCGATGTCATCCGCATGCATCGCGCCGAGGTCAACAACATCGGCAAGACCAACAAGGCGGTCATCATGAGCGGCAATCGCGGCAGCGCCGAGTCGCGCGACCTCAACGGCCGCGTCGCCACCGAGACCTTCGTCGTCCCCCAGCTCGACGCGCTCATCGATGCCTCCCGCGATTGCTGGGACAAGGCGCTCGCCCACGGCGAGAAGCACGGCTACCGCAACTCCCAGGTCACCGTGCTTGCCCCCACCGGCACCATCGGCTTCATGATGGATTGCGATACCACCGGCATCGAGCCCGATCTCGCCCTGGTCAAGTACAAGAAGCTGGTCGGCGGCGGCATGATCAAGATCGTCAACAATACCGTGCCCGCCGCGCTCTTCAAGCTCGGCTACACCAACGACCAGGTCGACGCCATCGTTAGCTACATCGACGCCACCGGAACCATCGAAGGCGCTCCCGGAGTCAAGCCCGAACACCTGGCCGTCTTCGATTGCTCCTTCAAGCCGTCCAAGGGGACCCGCTCGATCCACTACACCGGCCACGTCAAGATGATGGCTGCCACCCAGCCCTTCCTCTCTGGAGCCATCTCGAAGACCGTCAACCTGCCCCACGACTGCACCCTCGAAGACATTGCCGAGGCATATCTCGATTCCTGGCGACTCGGCCTCAAGGCCGTCGCCGTCTATCGCGACGGATCGAAGGGCGCTCAACCGCTCAACGTCTCCGATGGCAAGGGCGCGAAAGAGATCAAGACCTCAAAGGACAGTTCAGGCAAGGATTCGCCAATCGACGTGCTGAATCAGGCCGCCGACCGGGTACTCGCCTCGCTGGTGCAAGGCAAGCCCGGCTCCGAATCCGACTTGAAGACCCTCGAAGCCAAAGTCTCCGACAAACTCGAAGTCACCTCGCGCAGCATCCTCGCCGCCGCGAGCGCCTTCACTGAAGCCTTACAGAAGGTTGTCACTCTGAGCGAAGCGGAACGTAGTGGAGCGCAGTCGAAGGATCTGGATGGTCGAAACGCCACCAACTTATTCGGCGCGCAGGGCCAGGACCCCAACTCTCCGCCGCGCGCCGTGCGTCACCGCCTGCCTGCGGAACGCGCCTCGCTCACCCACAAATTCTCCCTCGGCGGCCACGAAGGCTACATCACCGTCGGCCTCTACCCCTCGGGCGAACCCGGTGAAATCTTCATCAAGATGGCCAAAGAAGGCTCGACCGTCTCCGGCCTGATGGACAGCTTCGCCACTGCCATCTCGCTCTCGCTCCAGCACGGAGTGCCGTTGAAGGTCCTGTGCGAAAAGTTCGCCCACACCCGCTTCGAGCCCTCCGGCTGGACCGGCAACGAACACATCGGCTACGCCAAGTCGATCATGGACTACATCTTCCGCTGGCTCCAGCTAAGGTTCCTCTCCGGCCAGCAGCTAAGCCTCTTCACCGGATTAGGCGCAGCTGCAACGGCCCCCCTCGCACCGCTGTCGCTCGCCGACGAAGGTGGCCCATCGCAAGACAAGGTCACCCTGAATGAAGGCGGTGAAAGCAGGAATGTCATCCTGAGCGAAGCGAAGGACCTGCAGTTCAGCGGTTCCGGCGCTGGCCTAACTCCCGACCAACACCAACCCACCCGCGGCATGGGAGCCACCAACGCACCTCAAGGCGGAATCGCCCCCAGCGCAGATGTCATCCTGAGCGAAGCAAAGGACCTGCGGTTTAGCGCGATTGAAGATCGCGGCATCCACCACGCGGCGGACGCCATGCGCAGCATGTACGACATGGGAGACGCCCCCAGCTGCCACACCTGCGGAGCCATTATGGTCCGCAACGGAAGCTGCTACCGCTGCATGAGCTGCGGCAGTACCAGCGGCTGCTCCTAG
- a CDS encoding serine/threonine-protein kinase — translation MADGKSTPSIGELVAANYQILGTAGAGGMGVVYRALDLKLQRTVALKFLPPDLNASERDKARFLREARTASSLDHPNIGVIYGIEDTADDRSFIAMAFYEGKSLAQRIRSGPLSPLEATDITIQMLKGLEHAHSQGIEHRDVKPSNIMITQQGATSRPVVKIVDFGLAHVSQQTASKTHGISGTVAYMSPEQTLGRPIDSKTDIWAVGIVFMEMLTGQNPFFRESIPGTVFAILNEPPTLPEGVPAELQQVIYRSLSKDPQRRYPNCTEMLRDLEALRDKLPDTPAAANPANPSLETKSARRSKESADLRRSREYASASTWMTPPPKTSSKPWLIALAAIVVLSGVALFVPPVRQKLGSFLVPPDSENRRPRQAAYEGYLAALGYLDRYDKPGNLDRAVDALQGSLKADPLFALGYAELGEAYRMKYQTDRNPEWLDLALSNCQRAEELDNRIPTAYTTLANIHNSQGKHDLAVQEIQQALDINPRDVAAVTAMAHSEEAAGHLPEAEEGFKKAIALRPDDWSGPTDLGSFYTRNGRYKEAADAYKQAVALSPGNAFALNNLAANYLSLGDPQSLRLAEEALKSSLAIQPSYLAYSNLGVIYLEQKRYAESAAMSAKATGMNAEDYLVWDNLRTAYEWLHDQSRADAATAKELPLVEKVVQAKSQDGLSHAVLATLYAKRGETSKAELQIQSALAFAPDSPETLQTVADAYESLGDRQRAKQYLKQAIAKGAAADSIGGDADIQEIANDPDLQTHGRAAAPKD, via the coding sequence ATGGCCGATGGGAAGAGCACGCCTTCTATAGGAGAGTTGGTTGCCGCCAACTATCAGATCCTCGGCACGGCCGGGGCTGGTGGGATGGGCGTCGTCTATCGTGCTCTGGATCTCAAGCTGCAACGGACCGTCGCGCTCAAGTTCCTTCCCCCCGATCTCAACGCCAGCGAACGCGATAAGGCGCGTTTTCTCCGCGAAGCCCGCACCGCCTCCTCGCTTGATCATCCCAACATCGGCGTGATCTACGGCATTGAGGATACTGCTGACGACCGCAGCTTCATCGCCATGGCCTTCTACGAAGGCAAGTCGCTTGCGCAGAGAATTCGCTCCGGTCCACTCTCCCCGCTCGAAGCCACCGACATCACCATACAGATGCTCAAAGGCCTCGAACATGCCCACTCTCAAGGCATCGAACATCGTGACGTCAAGCCCTCGAACATCATGATCACCCAGCAGGGGGCAACCTCTCGGCCGGTCGTCAAGATCGTTGACTTCGGCCTCGCGCATGTCAGCCAGCAGACCGCCAGCAAAACCCACGGCATCTCTGGAACCGTCGCTTATATGTCGCCCGAACAGACCCTTGGCCGTCCCATCGACAGCAAGACCGATATATGGGCGGTCGGCATCGTCTTCATGGAAATGCTCACCGGACAAAATCCCTTTTTCCGCGAGAGCATCCCGGGAACCGTCTTCGCGATTCTGAATGAGCCCCCTACGCTCCCTGAAGGCGTACCCGCCGAATTGCAGCAGGTAATCTACCGGTCTCTCTCCAAAGACCCCCAGCGCCGTTATCCGAACTGCACCGAGATGCTCCGCGACCTGGAGGCATTGCGCGATAAACTGCCCGACACGCCGGCCGCCGCCAACCCCGCGAATCCCAGTCTGGAGACGAAGTCCGCTCGCCGCAGCAAGGAGTCTGCCGACCTTCGCCGCTCTCGCGAATACGCCTCCGCCTCAACCTGGATGACGCCCCCGCCGAAGACCAGTTCGAAGCCGTGGTTGATCGCTCTTGCCGCGATCGTGGTTCTTAGCGGAGTGGCGCTCTTCGTTCCTCCCGTTCGGCAGAAGCTTGGCAGCTTCCTCGTCCCTCCCGACAGCGAAAATCGCAGACCGAGACAGGCCGCTTACGAAGGCTACCTCGCCGCCCTCGGCTATCTCGACCGCTATGACAAACCCGGCAATCTCGACCGCGCCGTTGACGCTCTGCAGGGTTCGCTTAAGGCGGACCCGCTCTTCGCCCTCGGCTACGCCGAACTCGGGGAAGCCTACCGGATGAAGTACCAAACCGACCGCAATCCAGAGTGGCTCGACCTCGCGCTCTCCAATTGCCAGCGTGCCGAGGAACTCGACAACCGGATTCCTACGGCCTATACCACGCTCGCAAACATTCACAACAGCCAGGGCAAACACGACCTCGCCGTGCAGGAAATCCAACAGGCTCTGGATATCAACCCCCGGGATGTCGCCGCCGTCACCGCTATGGCCCACTCCGAGGAAGCAGCCGGGCATCTGCCCGAAGCCGAAGAGGGCTTCAAAAAGGCCATTGCCCTACGCCCCGACGATTGGTCTGGACCGACCGACCTCGGCTCGTTCTACACGCGTAACGGCCGGTACAAAGAGGCTGCGGATGCCTACAAACAAGCCGTTGCGCTCTCTCCGGGCAATGCCTTTGCTCTCAATAATCTCGCCGCCAATTACCTGTCGCTCGGCGATCCCCAATCGCTGCGGCTGGCCGAAGAGGCGCTCAAGAGTTCGCTTGCCATCCAGCCCAGTTACTTGGCTTACAGCAACCTCGGTGTCATCTATCTCGAGCAAAAACGCTACGCGGAATCTGCCGCCATGTCCGCCAAGGCCACCGGGATGAATGCCGAAGACTATCTCGTCTGGGACAATCTCCGCACCGCCTACGAATGGCTTCATGACCAGAGTCGAGCGGACGCAGCCACCGCCAAAGAACTGCCTCTGGTTGAAAAAGTCGTTCAAGCGAAGTCGCAGGATGGCCTGTCTCACGCGGTCCTCGCAACCTTGTATGCCAAGCGGGGAGAGACCAGCAAAGCGGAGCTTCAAATCCAGTCAGCCCTGGCTTTCGCGCCAGACTCGCCCGAAACCCTGCAAACCGTCGCCGACGCATATGAGAGCCTGGGAGACCGGCAGCGCGCCAAGCAATACCTGAAACAGGCAATTGCAAAGGGCGCGGCCGCCGACTCGATCGGAGGAGATGCCGACATCCAGGAGATCGCCAACGACCCCGACCTTCAGACCCACGGCCGGGCCGCAGCGCCGAAGGACTGA
- a CDS encoding Uma2 family endonuclease → MATTAVSIEEYLSTAYEPDMDYVDGQLEERNVGEYEHNIAQWAVLNWFRQHDKEWRTRSVQEQRTRLTPSRVRIPDVSVFPRELPVERVFTQPQLIAIEVLSPEDRHSRMDKKIRNYIDFGVRHVWVVDPATRTGWDCSDGNWLRKERFELAGSPIYLSLTELFAELDEDEAN, encoded by the coding sequence ATGGCCACAACGGCAGTCTCGATCGAAGAGTATCTCTCTACGGCCTACGAGCCGGACATGGACTATGTCGACGGCCAGTTGGAGGAGCGCAATGTGGGCGAGTATGAGCACAACATCGCTCAGTGGGCGGTTCTCAACTGGTTTCGCCAGCACGATAAGGAATGGCGGACGCGTTCCGTGCAAGAGCAGCGGACGCGGCTGACTCCCTCTCGCGTACGAATTCCCGATGTCAGCGTCTTCCCTCGCGAGCTACCAGTGGAGCGGGTGTTCACCCAGCCGCAGTTGATTGCCATCGAAGTGCTGTCGCCGGAAGACCGTCATTCCAGGATGGACAAGAAGATTCGGAATTACATCGACTTCGGCGTGCGACATGTGTGGGTGGTCGATCCGGCGACACGGACGGGCTGGGATTGCTCGGATGGCAACTGGTTGCGCAAGGAGCGGTTTGAGTTGGCGGGGAGCCCGATTTATTTGTCGCTGACGGAGTTGTTTGCGGAGTTGGATGAGGATGAGGCAAATTAG